A window from Limanda limanda chromosome 14, fLimLim1.1, whole genome shotgun sequence encodes these proteins:
- the stag2a gene encoding cohesin subunit SA-2a isoform X2 has protein sequence MIAAQDLHTEFQFPQEAESQLSSDTDFEDPDGKHAKAAKGTAAKKGRKAPGDKAKAGGAGRVPGLGRVNGNHQENGMENMTLFEVVKTGKSATQSVVDDWIEAYKHDRDVALLELINFFIQCSGCRGAVSGEMFRHMQNSEIIRKMTEEFDEDSGDYPLTLSGPQWKKFRISFCDFIAVLVRQCQYSIIYDEYMMDTVISLLTGLSDSQVRAFRHTSTLAAMKLMTALVNVALNLSINMDNTQRQYEAERNKVIANRANDRLELLLQKRKELQENQDDIENMMNAIFKGVFVHRYRDAIAEIRAVCIEEIGMWMKLYSDAFLNDSYLKYVGWTMHDKQGEVRLKCLTALQGLFHNRELGLRLELFTSRFKDRIVSMTLDKEYDVAVQAIKLLTLVLQSSDEILTAEDCESVYHLVYSAHRPIAISAGEFLFKKLFSHRGPEEEGLPRRGRQSVNGGLIKTTVFFYLESELHEHGAYLVDSLWECGSELLKDWETMISLLLDEPIPGEEALTDRQETALVEIMLCAIRQACECHPPVGRGTGKRVLAAKEKKTQLDDRTRITEMFAVALPLLLAKYCVDIDKVTNLLQIPKYFDLDIYTTGRLEKHLDALLRQIWEVLDKHTETEVLEACSTTYHYLGNDEFSIFNRVDIARSQLLDELVDKFSRLLEDFLQEGEELDDDDAYQVLSTLKKISAFHNAHDLSKLDLFASTYRLLNSGLQNGDMPEQIVIHAMQCTHYIILWHLAKVSDGSSLKGETVTLRKQMRAFSLMCQRYLNSINTAVKEQAFTILCDLLLIFSHQMMSSGREQLEPLVYNPDSTLQAEMLNFILDHVFIDQDDDNNSTDGHQDDEASKIEALHKRRNLLASYCKLIVYNVVEMSTGADIFKQYMRYYNDYGDIIKETMSKTRQIDKVQCAKTLNLSLQRLFNEMLSELGLNIDRSSSAFCGIKELARRFSLTFGLDQLKTRDAIAMLHKDGIEFAFKDPSPQGEGGPPLNLAFLDILSEFSSKLMRQDKRTVHAYLERFMTLQMALQREDCWLPLISYRNSLQVGGDDDTMSVISGISSRGSSIRSKKSKPATTSKRKLPEEENSSSSSDAVWMNREQNVQTPVMIHSPHLTSTVLRDPKKMRPEDSYTAAYTMPAEQLPHQHVPTQQQQQPHHPHQAAIDYNTQVTWMLTQRQQAEARQQQERVNMHYTKMRNHMPQAIRRGSGLMEDDEEPIVEDVMMSSEDRLEDINEGMDFDTMDIDLPASKNRRERTELKTDYFDPSSIMDDSVLNVSMY, from the exons ATGATAGCAGCGCAGGATTTGCACACAGAATTTCAGTTTCCTCA AGAGGCAGAATCTCAGTTGTCTTCAGACACTGACTTTGAGGATCCTGATGGCAAACATGCAAAGGCAGCGAAGGGCACT GCAGCCAAGAAAGGCAGGAAGGCGCCGGGAGACAAGGCCAAAGCTGGGGGAGCCGGGAGGGTCCCTGGTCTTGGCCGGGTGAATGGCAATCACCAGGAGAACGGAATGGAGAATATGACCCTGTTCGAGGTGGTTAAAACGGGGAAGAGTGCCACACAG tCCGTTGTTGATGATTGGATTGAGGCATACAAACATGACAGGGACGTTGCACTCTTGGAATTAATCAATTTCTTCATTCAGTGCTCTGGCTGTAGAG GTGCTGTGAGTGGAGAGATGTTCAGACACATGCAGAACTCAGAGATCATTCGAAAAATGACAGAGGAGTTCGATGAG GACAGTGGGGACTATCCATTAACTTTGTCGGGACCACAATGGAAGAAGTTCAGGATAAGTTTCTGTGATTTCATCGCAGTTCTGGTGCGTCAGTGTCAGTACAGCATCATCTATGATGAGTACATGATGGACACAGTCATCTCGCTGCTCACTGGCCTGTCTGACTCACAAGTTCGGGCCttcagacacacaagcacactcgCAG CCATGAAGTTGATGACAGCCTTGGTGAACGTTGCTCTGAACCTGAGCATCAACATGGACAACACCCAACGACAGTACGAGGCGGAGAGGAACAAAGTCATCGCCAATCGGGCCAATGATAGGCTGGAGCTCCTGTTACAGAAACGTAAAGAG cttcAAGAAAATCAAGATGACATTGAAAACATGATGAACGCAATTTTCAAAGGAGTGTTTGTTCACAGATATCG TGATGCTATAGCTGAAATTCGAGCTGTTTGTATCGAGGAGATTGGAATGTGGATGAAGCTGTACAGTGACGCCTTCCTCAACGATAGTTACCTGAAGTATGTTGGCTGGACAATGCATGACAAG CAAGGTGAGGTGCGACTGAAGTGCCTGACCGCCCTGCAAGGCCTCTTCCACAACCGAGAGCTCGGTCTTCGACTGGAGCTCTTCACAAGTCGCTTCAAG GACCGCATTGTGTCTATGACTCTGGATAAGGAATATGATGTCGCAGTGCAAGCCATTAAACTTCTGACACTTGTCTTGCA GAGTAGTGACGAGATTCTGACGGCGGAGGACTGTGAGAGTGTCTATCACCTGGTTTACTCAGCACATCGACCCATCGCTATTTCAGCAGGAGAATTTCTCTTTAAGAa GCTTTTCAGTCATCGTggtccagaggaggagggattaCCCAGGAGGGGCAGGCAGAGCGTCAACGGCGGCCTTATCAAAACGACTGTCTTCTTCTACTTGGAGAGCGAG CTCCATGAACACGGGGCCTACTTGGTGGATAGCCTATGGGAGTGTGGATCGGAGCTGCTGAAGGACTGGGAGACTATGATTAGCCTGTTGCTGGATGAGCCCATACCAGGAGAGGAGG CGCTGACTGATCGCCAGGAGACAGCTCTGGTTGAAATCATGCTCTGTGCCATTCGGCAGGCTTGTGAATGTCACCCTCCAGTTGGCAGAGGCACGGGGAAGAGG GTCCTGGCTgcaaaggagaagaagacacaGCTAGATGATCGGACACGGATCACAGAGATGTTTGCTGTTGCATTGCCTCTGTTGCTGGCAAAG TACTGTGTCGATATTGACAAGGTGACCAATTTGCTACAAATACCAAAGTATTTTGATCTTGACATCTACACAACTGGCCGATTAGAGAAG CATTTGGATGCGTTGTTGAGGCAAATCTGGGAAGTGTTGGATAAGCACACAGAGACGGAGGTCCTGGAGGCCTGCTCCACCACCTACCATTATCTCGGCAATGACGAGTTCTCCATCTTTAACCGCGTGGACATCGCCCGCTCCCAGCTTCTTGATGAGCTTGTAGACAAGTTCAGCAGACTCCTGGAGGACTTCCTGCAAGAG GGGGAAGAACTAGATGATGATGACGCCTACCAAGTTCTATCTACACTCAAGAAGATCAGTGCTTTCCACAA TGCCCATGACCTCTCCAAATTGGATCTCTTCGCCAGCACCTACAGACTCCTCAACTCGGGTCTGCAGAATGGGGATATGCCTGAACAG ATTGTGATTCACGCAATGCAGTGCACACATTACATCATCCTGTGGCATCTAGCAAAGGTTTCAGATGGCAGTTCACTAAAG GGAGAAACGGTGACCTTGAGAAAGCAGATGAGAGCATTCTCCTTAATGTGTCAGCGTTACCtcaacagcatcaacacagcagTTAAGGAGCAG GCCTTCACCATACTATGTGATCTGCTATTGATCTTCAGTCACCAAATGATGTCGTCAGGCCGGGAACAGCTTGAGCCTCTGGTCTATAACCCAGACTCTACTTTGCAGGCAGAGATGCTCAACTTCATCCTGGATCATGTTTTCATTGATCAGGATGATGACAACAACAGCACAG ACGGACATCAAGACGATGAAGCCAGTAAAATCGAGGCTCTGCACAAGCGAAGAAACCTTCTAGCTTCCTATTGCAAATTAATCGTTTACAACGTTGTGGAAATGAGCACCGGAGCCGATATATTTAAACAGTACATGAGG TACTACAATGACTATGGAGATATCATCAAAGAAACGATGAGCAAAACGAGACAAATCGACAAAGTACAATGTGCGAAGACACTCAACCTGAGCCTTCAAAGG TTATTCAATGAGATGTTGTCAGAACTTGGCCTCAACATCGACCGCTCGTCATCAGCCTTCTGTGGCATTAAAGAGCTTGCGCGACGCTTCTCGTTAACCTTTGGCTTGGATCAATTGAAGACCAGGGATGCTATTGCCATGTTACATAA GGATGGGATTGAGTTTGCTTTTAAAGATCCCAGTCCCCAAGGAGAGGGGGGTCCGCCGCTGAATCTAGCATTTCTGGATATTCTGAGCGAGTTCTCAAGCAAACTCATGCGACAGGATAAGAGAACAGT TCATGCGTACCTGGAGCGGTTCATGACCTTACAGATGGCTCTGCAGAGAGAGGACTGCTGGCTGCCCCTCATCTCCTACAGGAACTCCCTGCAGGTTGGAGGTGACGATGACACCATGTCTGTCATCAGTGGGATCAGCAGTCGGGGGTCCTCCATCAGAAGTAAGAAGTCTAAACCAGCCACGACTAGCAAAAGGAAACTGCCTGAAG aagagaacagcagcagcagcagtgatgcaGTCTGGATGAACCGTGAGCAGAACGTGCAGACGCCGGTGATGATACATTCACCTCACCTTACCTCTACTGTACTGAGGGATCCAAAGAAGATGAGGCCAGAGGACAGCTACACAGCTGCATACACCATGCCAGCAGAGCAGCTCCCCCATCAGCATGTGCctacccagcagcagcagcagccgcaccaTCCCCACCAGGCTGCCATTGACTACAA TACCCAGGTAACTTGGATGTTGACACAGAGGCAACAAGCTGAGGCGCGTCAGCAGCAAGAGCGGGTTAACATGCACTATACCAAGATGAGGAACCACATGCCGCAAGCAAT TCGTCGAGGCTCAGGTCTcatggaggatgatgaggagccAATAGTTGAGGATGTGATGATGTCGTCTGAGGACCGCTTGGAGGACATCAATGAGGGCATGGACTTTGACACAATGGACATTGATTTG CCGGCATCAAAGAATCGAAGAGAAAGAACGGAACTGAAAACGGATTACTTTGATCCATCTTCCATTATGGATGATTCG gTTCTCAATGTCTCCATGTACTAA
- the stag2a gene encoding cohesin subunit SA-2a isoform X1 — protein MIAAQDLHTEFQFPQEAESQLSSDTDFEDPDGKHAKAAKGTAAKKGRKAPGDKAKAGGAGRVPGLGRVNGNHQENGMENMTLFEVVKTGKSATQSVVDDWIEAYKHDRDVALLELINFFIQCSGCRGAVSGEMFRHMQNSEIIRKMTEEFDEDSGDYPLTLSGPQWKKFRISFCDFIAVLVRQCQYSIIYDEYMMDTVISLLTGLSDSQVRAFRHTSTLAAMKLMTALVNVALNLSINMDNTQRQYEAERNKVIANRANDRLELLLQKRKELQENQDDIENMMNAIFKGVFVHRYRDAIAEIRAVCIEEIGMWMKLYSDAFLNDSYLKYVGWTMHDKQGEVRLKCLTALQGLFHNRELGLRLELFTSRFKDRIVSMTLDKEYDVAVQAIKLLTLVLQSSDEILTAEDCESVYHLVYSAHRPIAISAGEFLFKKLFSHRGPEEEGLPRRGRQSVNGGLIKTTVFFYLESELHEHGAYLVDSLWECGSELLKDWETMISLLLDEPIPGEEALTDRQETALVEIMLCAIRQACECHPPVGRGTGKRVLAAKEKKTQLDDRTRITEMFAVALPLLLAKYCVDIDKVTNLLQIPKYFDLDIYTTGRLEKHLDALLRQIWEVLDKHTETEVLEACSTTYHYLGNDEFSIFNRVDIARSQLLDELVDKFSRLLEDFLQEGEELDDDDAYQVLSTLKKISAFHNAHDLSKLDLFASTYRLLNSGLQNGDMPEQIVIHAMQCTHYIILWHLAKVSDGSSLKGETVTLRKQMRAFSLMCQRYLNSINTAVKEQAFTILCDLLLIFSHQMMSSGREQLEPLVYNPDSTLQAEMLNFILDHVFIDQDDDNNSTDGHQDDEASKIEALHKRRNLLASYCKLIVYNVVEMSTGADIFKQYMRYYNDYGDIIKETMSKTRQIDKVQCAKTLNLSLQRLFNEMLSELGLNIDRSSSAFCGIKELARRFSLTFGLDQLKTRDAIAMLHKDGIEFAFKDPSPQGEGGPPLNLAFLDILSEFSSKLMRQDKRTVHAYLERFMTLQMALQREDCWLPLISYRNSLQVGGDDDTMSVISGISSRGSSIRSKKSKPATTSKRKLPEAEENSSSSSDAVWMNREQNVQTPVMIHSPHLTSTVLRDPKKMRPEDSYTAAYTMPAEQLPHQHVPTQQQQQPHHPHQAAIDYNTQVTWMLTQRQQAEARQQQERVNMHYTKMRNHMPQAIRRGSGLMEDDEEPIVEDVMMSSEDRLEDINEGMDFDTMDIDLPASKNRRERTELKTDYFDPSSIMDDSVLNVSMY, from the exons ATGATAGCAGCGCAGGATTTGCACACAGAATTTCAGTTTCCTCA AGAGGCAGAATCTCAGTTGTCTTCAGACACTGACTTTGAGGATCCTGATGGCAAACATGCAAAGGCAGCGAAGGGCACT GCAGCCAAGAAAGGCAGGAAGGCGCCGGGAGACAAGGCCAAAGCTGGGGGAGCCGGGAGGGTCCCTGGTCTTGGCCGGGTGAATGGCAATCACCAGGAGAACGGAATGGAGAATATGACCCTGTTCGAGGTGGTTAAAACGGGGAAGAGTGCCACACAG tCCGTTGTTGATGATTGGATTGAGGCATACAAACATGACAGGGACGTTGCACTCTTGGAATTAATCAATTTCTTCATTCAGTGCTCTGGCTGTAGAG GTGCTGTGAGTGGAGAGATGTTCAGACACATGCAGAACTCAGAGATCATTCGAAAAATGACAGAGGAGTTCGATGAG GACAGTGGGGACTATCCATTAACTTTGTCGGGACCACAATGGAAGAAGTTCAGGATAAGTTTCTGTGATTTCATCGCAGTTCTGGTGCGTCAGTGTCAGTACAGCATCATCTATGATGAGTACATGATGGACACAGTCATCTCGCTGCTCACTGGCCTGTCTGACTCACAAGTTCGGGCCttcagacacacaagcacactcgCAG CCATGAAGTTGATGACAGCCTTGGTGAACGTTGCTCTGAACCTGAGCATCAACATGGACAACACCCAACGACAGTACGAGGCGGAGAGGAACAAAGTCATCGCCAATCGGGCCAATGATAGGCTGGAGCTCCTGTTACAGAAACGTAAAGAG cttcAAGAAAATCAAGATGACATTGAAAACATGATGAACGCAATTTTCAAAGGAGTGTTTGTTCACAGATATCG TGATGCTATAGCTGAAATTCGAGCTGTTTGTATCGAGGAGATTGGAATGTGGATGAAGCTGTACAGTGACGCCTTCCTCAACGATAGTTACCTGAAGTATGTTGGCTGGACAATGCATGACAAG CAAGGTGAGGTGCGACTGAAGTGCCTGACCGCCCTGCAAGGCCTCTTCCACAACCGAGAGCTCGGTCTTCGACTGGAGCTCTTCACAAGTCGCTTCAAG GACCGCATTGTGTCTATGACTCTGGATAAGGAATATGATGTCGCAGTGCAAGCCATTAAACTTCTGACACTTGTCTTGCA GAGTAGTGACGAGATTCTGACGGCGGAGGACTGTGAGAGTGTCTATCACCTGGTTTACTCAGCACATCGACCCATCGCTATTTCAGCAGGAGAATTTCTCTTTAAGAa GCTTTTCAGTCATCGTggtccagaggaggagggattaCCCAGGAGGGGCAGGCAGAGCGTCAACGGCGGCCTTATCAAAACGACTGTCTTCTTCTACTTGGAGAGCGAG CTCCATGAACACGGGGCCTACTTGGTGGATAGCCTATGGGAGTGTGGATCGGAGCTGCTGAAGGACTGGGAGACTATGATTAGCCTGTTGCTGGATGAGCCCATACCAGGAGAGGAGG CGCTGACTGATCGCCAGGAGACAGCTCTGGTTGAAATCATGCTCTGTGCCATTCGGCAGGCTTGTGAATGTCACCCTCCAGTTGGCAGAGGCACGGGGAAGAGG GTCCTGGCTgcaaaggagaagaagacacaGCTAGATGATCGGACACGGATCACAGAGATGTTTGCTGTTGCATTGCCTCTGTTGCTGGCAAAG TACTGTGTCGATATTGACAAGGTGACCAATTTGCTACAAATACCAAAGTATTTTGATCTTGACATCTACACAACTGGCCGATTAGAGAAG CATTTGGATGCGTTGTTGAGGCAAATCTGGGAAGTGTTGGATAAGCACACAGAGACGGAGGTCCTGGAGGCCTGCTCCACCACCTACCATTATCTCGGCAATGACGAGTTCTCCATCTTTAACCGCGTGGACATCGCCCGCTCCCAGCTTCTTGATGAGCTTGTAGACAAGTTCAGCAGACTCCTGGAGGACTTCCTGCAAGAG GGGGAAGAACTAGATGATGATGACGCCTACCAAGTTCTATCTACACTCAAGAAGATCAGTGCTTTCCACAA TGCCCATGACCTCTCCAAATTGGATCTCTTCGCCAGCACCTACAGACTCCTCAACTCGGGTCTGCAGAATGGGGATATGCCTGAACAG ATTGTGATTCACGCAATGCAGTGCACACATTACATCATCCTGTGGCATCTAGCAAAGGTTTCAGATGGCAGTTCACTAAAG GGAGAAACGGTGACCTTGAGAAAGCAGATGAGAGCATTCTCCTTAATGTGTCAGCGTTACCtcaacagcatcaacacagcagTTAAGGAGCAG GCCTTCACCATACTATGTGATCTGCTATTGATCTTCAGTCACCAAATGATGTCGTCAGGCCGGGAACAGCTTGAGCCTCTGGTCTATAACCCAGACTCTACTTTGCAGGCAGAGATGCTCAACTTCATCCTGGATCATGTTTTCATTGATCAGGATGATGACAACAACAGCACAG ACGGACATCAAGACGATGAAGCCAGTAAAATCGAGGCTCTGCACAAGCGAAGAAACCTTCTAGCTTCCTATTGCAAATTAATCGTTTACAACGTTGTGGAAATGAGCACCGGAGCCGATATATTTAAACAGTACATGAGG TACTACAATGACTATGGAGATATCATCAAAGAAACGATGAGCAAAACGAGACAAATCGACAAAGTACAATGTGCGAAGACACTCAACCTGAGCCTTCAAAGG TTATTCAATGAGATGTTGTCAGAACTTGGCCTCAACATCGACCGCTCGTCATCAGCCTTCTGTGGCATTAAAGAGCTTGCGCGACGCTTCTCGTTAACCTTTGGCTTGGATCAATTGAAGACCAGGGATGCTATTGCCATGTTACATAA GGATGGGATTGAGTTTGCTTTTAAAGATCCCAGTCCCCAAGGAGAGGGGGGTCCGCCGCTGAATCTAGCATTTCTGGATATTCTGAGCGAGTTCTCAAGCAAACTCATGCGACAGGATAAGAGAACAGT TCATGCGTACCTGGAGCGGTTCATGACCTTACAGATGGCTCTGCAGAGAGAGGACTGCTGGCTGCCCCTCATCTCCTACAGGAACTCCCTGCAGGTTGGAGGTGACGATGACACCATGTCTGTCATCAGTGGGATCAGCAGTCGGGGGTCCTCCATCAGAAGTAAGAAGTCTAAACCAGCCACGACTAGCAAAAGGAAACTGCCTGAAG cagaagagaacagcagcagcagcagtgatgcaGTCTGGATGAACCGTGAGCAGAACGTGCAGACGCCGGTGATGATACATTCACCTCACCTTACCTCTACTGTACTGAGGGATCCAAAGAAGATGAGGCCAGAGGACAGCTACACAGCTGCATACACCATGCCAGCAGAGCAGCTCCCCCATCAGCATGTGCctacccagcagcagcagcagccgcaccaTCCCCACCAGGCTGCCATTGACTACAA TACCCAGGTAACTTGGATGTTGACACAGAGGCAACAAGCTGAGGCGCGTCAGCAGCAAGAGCGGGTTAACATGCACTATACCAAGATGAGGAACCACATGCCGCAAGCAAT TCGTCGAGGCTCAGGTCTcatggaggatgatgaggagccAATAGTTGAGGATGTGATGATGTCGTCTGAGGACCGCTTGGAGGACATCAATGAGGGCATGGACTTTGACACAATGGACATTGATTTG CCGGCATCAAAGAATCGAAGAGAAAGAACGGAACTGAAAACGGATTACTTTGATCCATCTTCCATTATGGATGATTCG gTTCTCAATGTCTCCATGTACTAA
- the epd gene encoding ependymin, protein MYAAVTFVVLICLTAATHADHHQPCHSPNMTGFLSVMKMKGEMRAYGAITYDSMGKKLRFRSNESNFANATLSLDLLMFFEEGIFYEIDSKNQTCEKKTLQCTIHPLQIPNDAKFLATINSGNPSIEGEGLKVNAWMGSMPDMKGFYSMSVTMGCLPVFSMYLDETSFMFSLLDVENEIKDPDLLLVPSFCQGLPVEETPEGTVNSFLNEFM, encoded by the exons ATGTATGCAGCTGTCACGTTCGTCGTCCTCATATGCTTGACTGCCGCCACACATGCAGATCACCATCAGCCTTGTC ATTCACCTAACATGACAGGATTCCTGTCTGTG ATGAAAATGAAGGGTGAGATGAGAGCATATGGGGCCATCACCTACGACTCGATGGGCAAGAAACTGCGGTTCAGATCAAACGAGAGCAACTTCGCAAACGCCACACTGAGTTTGGATCTGCTGATGTTCTTTGAGGAG GGAATATTCTATGAGATCGACAGCAAAAACCAGACCTGTGAGAAAAAGACGCTGCAGTGCACCATCCATCCTCTACAAATTCCTAATGATGCCAAGTTTCTGGCTACGATAAACAGTGGGAATCCATCCATTGAAGGAGAGGGATTAAAGGTCAACGCGTGGATGGGATCAATGCCGGACATGAAGG gcTTCTACTCCATGTCTGTAACCATGGGATGTTTGCCTGTGTTCTCAATGTACTTAGACGAGACATCATTCATGTTCAG CCTTTTGGACGTTGAAAACGAGATCAAGGATCCCGATCTCCTCCTGGTGCCTTCCTTTTGCCAGGgactgcctgtggaggagacGCCTGAAGGGACAGTGAACAGCTTCCTCAACGAGTTCATGTAG